The genomic stretch CTTCTTCATTTCTGTTTTAAGATCTTCAAGACTTCCGAACGTGGAGATGATAGCTTCATTCAGTTTTCCTTCGGGATTTAATTTTGGGCGTGGAGAAAGGATTTCCCAGAATAAAGAATGATTAAAATGTCCACCGCCATTATTTCTCACGGCTGGGCTGTATTCGCTGATCCTTTGTAATAATGAATCAAGATCAGGGTTGGTTTCACCTGTTTGTTCCAGCGCTGCATTCAGGTTATCTACATAGGCCTGATGATGACGCTGATGATGGATGGTCATTGTATTTTTATCAATAAATGGCTCTAAGGCATCATAATCATAAGGTAACTGAGGTAGTGTAAATGGTTTCATTGCATTTATTTTTAATAATGTGTGACAAAGGTAACAATATATTCGAATAAAACAACTTTTTAGTTGTTTTATTGATTTCTTTAATTATGATTTTAAATAGCTGATTATTAATGATTTATTGTTTTTATTTTAAGATTATAGAAAATGACTATCTTTGTTGTTGAAAATAAAACAACCTAAATATTGTCAAATGAAGAAGCCTGCGGCAGATCGAATTCTGATGTTTTTAAAGATGAGAGGTGAAGCCACTTCACTGCTGATTGCTAGGGAATTATCCATCACAAAAGAAGGAGCAAGAAAGCATTTACTGAACCTTGCAGAGGCTGGTTTGATTGAGCCTATGATGAAGAGTGAAGGGGTTGGCCGTCCATCCACCTACTATATTCTTACAGATAAAGGATTAGCTCAGTTTCCGGATACTCATGCTGAAGTAACGGTTCAGCTTTTGAAATCTGTAAAAAATCTTTTAGGGGAAAATGCGCTGGATCTATTAATCAGCGACCGTGAAAAAAATACTCATGAACGATATGAAAAGGCTCTGGCTAAGACCAAAAATTTGGAACAGAGACTGGAAGTCCTTACTGAAGCCAGAAGTCAGGAAGGGTATATGGCAGAATGGAAAAAAGAAGGAAAAGAATATTTCCTGATCGAAAATCATTGTCCAATCTGTGCTGCTGCTACAGAATGTCAGGGATTTTGCAGGGCAGAACTTTCAAATTTTCAATCATTGATTGGTAAGGAATACACTGTAGAAAGAATAGACCACATTATTTCAGGAGGGCAGCGATGTGTGTATAAAATCACTCAGTAACCTATTTTTATGATCTGAATGTTATTTTAAGTATGGATTTAAAGGCTGTAATTTTTGATATGGATGGAGTTCTTGTAGACTCTGAAGGTTTCTGGGCAAAAGCAGAGTTGGAGGTATTCTCATCTTATGGAGTTCAGATAACCGATGATGGGGCTGCACAGACAAAATATATGACTACAACAGAAGTTACAAACTTCTGGTACGAGAAATTTCCCTGGGATAATTTGGATGTTCCTTTGGTAGAACAAAAAGTTGTGTCTAAGGTTATTGAGCTGATTCAGGTTGAAAACTGTATCATATCCGGAATACAAGACTTTATTAAAGCTCTTAAAAATCAAGAATATAAGATAGGGCTGGCTACCAATGCACCTTTACGTGTTGCAGAAGCTGTTCTTGAAAAACTTCAGATCCGCGACTGTTTTGATACGGTTCATTCCTCAGAATTTGAAGAACAGGGAAAACCCCATCCCGCGGTATATCTTACTTCTGCTCAACAGCTCGGTATATTACCCGAAGATTGTATTGCCATTGAAGACAGTCACTCCGGATTGAAAGCGGCTAAAGCAGCAGGAATGAAAACGATCTTTTTTACCAACAATGATAATGATATAAACTTTGAAGATGCTGATTTCAAAATTCTGAATTTTACTTCCGCTCAGTTGCCTGTTTTCTAAATTTGCTGAACATTTTTTTGCAATACCAGTAGTCAGTACTTTGTAAGGAGTTCCATCAGCATTAAAATGGAGATTAATTTTTTAGAAGATTGATAGTCCGGGTTTAGCTGCTCCCGGATCTCACCTAGAGCCTTACTCAGCTTATTACTTACCGTTTTGTTACTTATTTCTAAGGAATCTGCTGTTTCATTGACAGACATATTTCTTCGGATCCTCATATCATATACCTGTTGCTCAGTGATAGAAAGGCGTGAAACGACTTTATCAATCATGGATAGTAATGTTGTGATCTCATTTTCCTCAAGAATTTCAAAATATTCAGAGTCCGAAATATCTATTTCTGCAGAGATATCAAACTCATCAATACTCAATGTTGGCACTGCTTTTTTGTAGCTATTGTAGTAATCCAGAATTCGGTAGTGCAGATGACGTACCAGATAACCCTTAGCACTTTCTGATTCATCTGTTTGAATAGTATCTGTATTCTCAAGAATTTTTACCCATAAATTCTGAAGCAGTTCTTCAGAAATCTCCTTATCCTTTGTTCGTACAAAAACGAAACGGTACAAACTATCCCAGTACCGATCGTACAAAATCATAAATGCAGGCCGGTCGCCTGATTTTATTTTCTTTAATAAAGTAGAGTCTGTTAGGTTCATATTACTGCAACAAAATTACCTAAAGGAAAATTAACT from Chryseobacterium indologenes encodes the following:
- a CDS encoding helix-turn-helix transcriptional regulator, whose protein sequence is MKKPAADRILMFLKMRGEATSLLIARELSITKEGARKHLLNLAEAGLIEPMMKSEGVGRPSTYYILTDKGLAQFPDTHAEVTVQLLKSVKNLLGENALDLLISDREKNTHERYEKALAKTKNLEQRLEVLTEARSQEGYMAEWKKEGKEYFLIENHCPICAAATECQGFCRAELSNFQSLIGKEYTVERIDHIISGGQRCVYKITQ
- a CDS encoding superoxide dismutase, whose translation is MKPFTLPQLPYDYDALEPFIDKNTMTIHHQRHHQAYVDNLNAALEQTGETNPDLDSLLQRISEYSPAVRNNGGGHFNHSLFWEILSPRPKLNPEGKLNEAIISTFGSLEDLKTEMKKAGLGQFGSGWVWLYVKFNGSVAVSATPNQDNPMMDILPVNRGFPILGIDVWEHAYYLAYQNKRADYLDSFWSVLDWASVEKKYEEALSKIR
- the hxpB gene encoding hexitol phosphatase HxpB, with protein sequence MDLKAVIFDMDGVLVDSEGFWAKAELEVFSSYGVQITDDGAAQTKYMTTTEVTNFWYEKFPWDNLDVPLVEQKVVSKVIELIQVENCIISGIQDFIKALKNQEYKIGLATNAPLRVAEAVLEKLQIRDCFDTVHSSEFEEQGKPHPAVYLTSAQQLGILPEDCIAIEDSHSGLKAAKAAGMKTIFFTNNDNDINFEDADFKILNFTSAQLPVF
- a CDS encoding RNA polymerase sigma factor, giving the protein MNLTDSTLLKKIKSGDRPAFMILYDRYWDSLYRFVFVRTKDKEISEELLQNLWVKILENTDTIQTDESESAKGYLVRHLHYRILDYYNSYKKAVPTLSIDEFDISAEIDISDSEYFEILEENEITTLLSMIDKVVSRLSITEQQVYDMRIRRNMSVNETADSLEISNKTVSNKLSKALGEIREQLNPDYQSSKKLISILMLMELLTKY